One Mycolicibacterium goodii genomic region harbors:
- a CDS encoding AMP-binding protein, translating to MAHDDSTTDRAWAVIESRLDRDPFGADFNTAHEACIRYASDPGRMALTIRHEDGSADRWTYHDLDREAAKAARVFARAGLRPGDRVAGLLSRQVESWITALAAWRSGLVYVPLFGGFGPEPISLRLKAARVAAVVVDAKYRRALQQAQQLGDVDVTVFVTGASVEAGDRSFWSELDAADADGPLVPTKLGDTATVLFTSGTSGTPKACVMTHAAFLSVMPYVVSVLGLGPQSRDVVFSTADPAWAYGLYSTGASVMALGVHRVMYTGPFDPEKWYRVLSEEQATVVTTAPAALRRWTEPLAKGGVPPSLRLVAAAGEPLTEAVASAWAATGAPAVRNGYGLSEVGMLLGDVLDAGTSLHPGKIAGSIPGFEVFLAGRDGRPVGAGEPGLIAVRRPRHQMSAAYENVPERWETRWRGDVFLTEDLAVRDAGGRWQVLGRDDDIIIASGHNVSPVEVENALLQHPGVAEAAAVAHVDDVYGNVVRAVVVRTDTAPAEGVMVDELKSLVGQHVGRYAAPRVVDFVSELPRTEVGKLRRSALRAEPMSRVSSP from the coding sequence ATGGCACACGATGACTCCACCACCGACCGTGCTTGGGCAGTAATCGAATCCCGGCTCGACCGTGATCCTTTCGGTGCCGACTTCAACACCGCCCACGAGGCCTGTATCCGGTACGCCTCCGATCCTGGACGGATGGCACTGACCATCCGCCACGAGGACGGATCCGCCGACCGCTGGACCTACCATGACCTGGATCGCGAAGCGGCCAAGGCGGCGCGGGTTTTCGCGCGCGCGGGTCTGCGTCCCGGTGACCGCGTGGCCGGGCTGCTGTCACGGCAGGTCGAGAGTTGGATCACCGCGTTGGCGGCCTGGCGGTCCGGCCTGGTGTACGTACCGCTGTTCGGCGGGTTCGGACCGGAGCCGATCTCGTTGCGGCTCAAAGCCGCACGCGTCGCGGCCGTCGTCGTCGACGCCAAGTACCGGCGGGCGCTGCAGCAAGCACAGCAGCTGGGTGACGTCGACGTGACGGTCTTCGTCACCGGCGCGTCCGTGGAGGCGGGGGACAGATCATTCTGGTCCGAACTGGACGCGGCCGACGCGGACGGCCCCCTCGTCCCTACCAAACTCGGTGACACCGCGACGGTGCTGTTCACCAGCGGAACGTCGGGAACCCCCAAGGCGTGCGTGATGACGCACGCGGCATTCCTGTCGGTGATGCCGTACGTGGTCAGCGTCCTGGGCCTCGGCCCGCAATCGCGCGATGTGGTGTTCTCGACCGCGGACCCCGCGTGGGCGTACGGGCTGTATTCCACCGGCGCGTCGGTCATGGCTCTCGGCGTGCACCGGGTCATGTACACCGGGCCGTTCGATCCCGAGAAGTGGTACCGCGTCCTGAGCGAGGAGCAGGCGACCGTCGTCACGACGGCGCCCGCAGCGCTGCGTCGATGGACCGAACCGCTCGCGAAAGGTGGCGTGCCGCCCAGCCTGCGGTTGGTCGCGGCGGCGGGTGAGCCTTTGACGGAAGCGGTGGCCAGTGCATGGGCGGCGACCGGCGCACCGGCGGTGCGCAACGGGTACGGCCTGTCGGAGGTCGGCATGTTGCTCGGTGACGTACTGGATGCGGGCACCTCCCTGCACCCGGGCAAGATCGCCGGTTCCATACCGGGGTTCGAGGTGTTCCTGGCCGGCCGGGACGGAAGGCCGGTGGGTGCAGGGGAACCGGGCTTGATCGCGGTCCGCCGGCCCCGCCATCAGATGTCGGCCGCCTACGAGAACGTGCCAGAACGCTGGGAGACGCGTTGGCGCGGGGACGTTTTCCTCACCGAGGACCTCGCGGTGCGCGACGCCGGCGGGCGATGGCAGGTACTGGGGCGTGACGATGACATCATCATCGCGTCGGGGCACAACGTCAGTCCGGTGGAGGTGGAGAACGCCCTGCTGCAGCACCCGGGCGTCGCCGAGGCCGCTGCCGTCGCGCACGTCGACGACGTATACGGCAACGTCGTCCGCGCGGTGGTGGTGCGAACGGACACCGCACCTGCCGAAGGCGTCATGGTAGACGAGCTGAAGAGCCTTGTGGGACAACATGTCGGCCGCTACGCCGCCCCGCGGGTCGTCGACTTCGTCAGCGAGCTGCCGCGCACCGAGGTGGGCAAGCTGCGGCGCTCGGCATTGCGGGCCGAACCGATGAGTCGCGTCAGCTCACCGTGA
- a CDS encoding MFS transporter, translated as MTTTDSEVRQKAGAVHPARVATASFVGTAIEWYDFFIFGTAAGLVFGVAFFPTLSPLSGTLAAFATFGVAFISRPAGAIVFGHFGDRVGRKKLLVLSLVLMGTATVAIGLIPTYDQIGVAAPILLVVARLVQGFAVGGEWGGAVLMAVEHAPPKRRAFYGSFPQAGVPAGLVLATVAFLLVERLPDSEIMAWGWRVPFLASSVLLLVGLYVRLQISESPEFEQIRRNDQVSKRPLADVLRSHKRPLAVGILTQAASLVPFYLVTVFVLSHGPAELGLARETILMSLLVACVLDIFTVPYVSIVADRVGPRKMLICGSLYMAAIGYPFFWLLGTGEGWAVALAMILIVTIGHAVTYSAVAAYVARLFPADVRYTGASVSYQMGGVVFSAPAPFIAVTLWSATQSHWSLAAYVAAACLATVFALAFTKTAKESY; from the coding sequence GTGACAACCACCGACAGTGAGGTCAGGCAGAAGGCCGGGGCGGTCCATCCGGCGCGGGTTGCCACCGCGAGTTTCGTGGGGACGGCGATCGAGTGGTACGACTTCTTCATCTTCGGCACCGCCGCGGGTCTGGTGTTCGGCGTGGCGTTCTTCCCGACGTTGAGCCCGCTGTCGGGCACCTTGGCCGCGTTCGCCACGTTCGGAGTCGCGTTCATCTCGCGCCCGGCAGGCGCAATCGTCTTCGGGCACTTCGGAGATCGTGTCGGGCGTAAGAAGCTGCTCGTCTTGTCACTGGTGCTCATGGGGACGGCCACCGTCGCCATCGGGTTGATCCCCACCTATGACCAGATCGGCGTTGCGGCCCCGATCCTGCTCGTCGTCGCCCGGCTGGTGCAGGGATTCGCAGTGGGCGGCGAGTGGGGTGGGGCTGTGTTGATGGCCGTCGAGCACGCGCCACCGAAGCGGCGTGCGTTCTACGGGAGCTTCCCGCAGGCCGGAGTGCCGGCGGGACTCGTGCTGGCCACCGTGGCATTCCTGCTCGTCGAGCGCCTTCCGGATTCCGAGATCATGGCGTGGGGGTGGCGTGTGCCGTTCCTCGCCAGCTCGGTACTGCTCCTCGTAGGCCTCTACGTCCGGTTGCAGATCTCCGAATCGCCAGAGTTCGAGCAGATTCGGCGCAACGATCAGGTGTCGAAGCGGCCGCTCGCAGACGTCCTGCGGTCCCACAAGCGCCCGCTGGCGGTCGGCATTCTCACGCAGGCGGCGTCACTGGTGCCGTTCTACCTGGTGACGGTGTTCGTGCTGTCACACGGACCGGCCGAGCTCGGGCTCGCCCGCGAGACGATCCTGATGAGCCTGTTGGTGGCGTGCGTCCTCGACATCTTCACCGTGCCCTACGTCTCGATCGTGGCCGACCGGGTGGGGCCGCGAAAGATGCTGATCTGCGGCTCGCTGTACATGGCCGCCATCGGATATCCGTTCTTCTGGCTGCTGGGCACCGGCGAGGGTTGGGCGGTGGCGCTCGCGATGATCCTCATCGTGACGATCGGCCATGCCGTGACGTACTCGGCGGTCGCGGCGTATGTGGCTCGTCTGTTCCCGGCGGACGTGCGCTACACCGGCGCGTCGGTGTCGTACCAGATGGGCGGCGTGGTGTTCAGTGCGCCGGCACCGTTCATCGCGGTCACCTTGTGGTCGGCCACGCAGAGCCACTGGTCCCTCGCCGCATACGTGGCCGCGGCCTGCCTGGCGACGGTGTTCGCCCTGGCGTTCACGAAGACAGCGAAAGAGAGCTACTGA
- a CDS encoding SDR family NAD(P)-dependent oxidoreductase, with product MTEYDGDTDRVVLVSGGSRGIGAGITTALTRRGVRVGCTYRTRREEAEKLASDAPERVLPVHFDLSHLETATAAVEQVVDAWGRLDAVILNAGQWAGGRLAHSDPTSWWEVVETNLRGTVALTRAALPHLQRGTSPSVVLISSVVGLIGHAGDTAYASAKAAMVGFGRSLAKEVARDHIRVNILAPGFIETDMTDAVSASARRGIEDATVLGRFGTVDEIATAAVFLSEDATFCTGSVLTADGGWAL from the coding sequence ATGACGGAGTACGACGGCGACACAGATCGCGTGGTGCTGGTATCGGGCGGCTCACGGGGCATCGGCGCAGGCATCACCACGGCGCTGACCCGGCGGGGCGTGCGGGTGGGATGCACGTATCGGACCCGGCGCGAGGAGGCCGAGAAGCTGGCGTCCGATGCACCAGAGCGTGTGCTGCCAGTGCATTTCGACCTGTCCCACCTCGAGACCGCAACCGCCGCAGTCGAGCAGGTCGTCGATGCGTGGGGTCGCCTCGACGCCGTGATCCTCAACGCCGGTCAGTGGGCCGGCGGACGACTGGCCCACAGTGATCCCACCTCTTGGTGGGAGGTCGTCGAAACAAACCTGCGCGGCACGGTCGCCCTCACCAGGGCCGCCCTGCCGCACCTGCAGCGCGGCACCTCGCCCAGCGTCGTGCTCATCTCATCTGTGGTCGGGTTGATCGGCCACGCCGGCGACACCGCGTACGCAAGCGCCAAGGCCGCCATGGTCGGATTCGGACGCTCACTGGCAAAGGAGGTGGCCCGTGATCACATCCGGGTGAACATCCTCGCCCCCGGCTTCATCGAGACCGACATGACCGACGCGGTGTCGGCGAGTGCCCGCCGCGGCATCGAGGACGCCACCGTCCTGGGACGCTTCGGCACGGTGGACGAAATCGCGACTGCAGCAGTCTTCCTCAGTGAGGACGCCACGTTCTGCACGGGGTCCGTACTGACCGCCGACGGCGGCTGGGCCCTGTGA
- a CDS encoding acyl-CoA dehydrogenase family protein produces the protein MTATLEHAPGLPDAEYRALKDRIYDAIWSELDPLEERIENEERIPTEIVLPVLQRVGAFGLLVPREYGGSGLSIAQYLPIIAEFAKVQGGLRVLVHVHNSFAHALSEIGNDEQKAAVLYGAATGQNSVAFALTEPGHGTGADLGSAAVRTGDGYEITGEKWLITNSDIATHFIVFAKTSATEVSAFLVPRDTEGLSIEPLPETMGCKGGEHGHIRLSGVRVPASALIGSEGAGNQHLERALEISRVFIAASSLGTSERALELSVARAKERVTFGKPIGSRQAIQRYLAEMATDIYALRGLLADAARKWDSGKRIPAEASMCKLFGLEAVGRVTDRALLIHGGIGYTRAYPIERLYRDARLNWLEEGTPTIQYMVAAGELLSGYVFSDAFDNGV, from the coding sequence ATGACCGCCACTCTCGAGCACGCGCCCGGCTTGCCTGATGCCGAGTACCGCGCCCTCAAAGACCGGATCTACGATGCGATCTGGTCCGAACTCGATCCGCTCGAGGAGCGCATCGAGAACGAAGAACGCATTCCCACCGAGATCGTGCTCCCTGTCCTGCAGCGGGTCGGCGCGTTCGGTCTGCTCGTACCCCGCGAATACGGCGGAAGCGGACTGTCGATCGCGCAGTACCTGCCCATCATCGCCGAGTTCGCGAAAGTCCAAGGCGGGCTTCGAGTTCTCGTGCATGTGCACAATTCGTTCGCCCACGCCCTCTCGGAGATCGGCAACGACGAGCAGAAGGCCGCGGTGTTGTACGGCGCCGCGACCGGTCAGAACTCGGTGGCGTTCGCGCTGACCGAGCCCGGGCACGGGACCGGCGCCGACCTCGGCTCGGCGGCCGTGCGCACCGGCGACGGGTACGAGATCACCGGCGAGAAGTGGCTGATCACCAACTCCGACATCGCCACGCACTTCATCGTGTTCGCCAAGACCTCTGCCACCGAGGTGTCGGCGTTCCTGGTTCCCCGCGACACCGAAGGGTTGTCCATCGAACCGCTCCCGGAAACCATGGGTTGCAAAGGCGGCGAGCACGGTCACATCAGGCTGTCGGGAGTCCGGGTTCCGGCGTCGGCGCTGATCGGCTCGGAGGGTGCGGGGAACCAGCACCTCGAACGCGCCCTTGAGATCAGCCGCGTCTTCATCGCCGCGAGTTCCCTCGGAACCTCGGAACGCGCGCTGGAGTTGTCCGTGGCTCGCGCCAAGGAGCGCGTGACGTTCGGAAAGCCGATCGGTTCCCGGCAGGCGATCCAGCGCTACCTCGCCGAGATGGCCACCGACATCTACGCGTTGCGCGGGCTACTTGCCGACGCGGCACGCAAGTGGGACAGCGGCAAGAGGATTCCGGCCGAGGCGAGCATGTGCAAGCTGTTCGGCCTCGAAGCCGTCGGTCGGGTCACCGACCGAGCACTGCTGATCCACGGCGGTATCGGCTACACCAGGGCCTACCCCATCGAACGGCTCTATCGGGACGCCCGCCTCAACTGGCTCGAGGAGGGCACGCCGACCATCCAGTACATGGTCGCAGCCGGCGAACTGCTGTCGGGATACGTCTTCTCCGACGCCTTCGACAACGGCGTCTGA
- a CDS encoding TetR/AcrR family transcriptional regulator, which translates to MSKKFESNRDEILRISAELFAKSGYHGTGISDLGAAVGLGRGALYHYIGSKETILYEISSRQLAQMNKVADDLAVTETDPEERLRGLARALLRNIAEHRAEWTVFFREYHALTGERRDRVIAARERYEAHWRNALDQGVRERRFRPLPTLMVKGLLGMFNYSYLWLTLDGPESPEDIADEFLDTVLAGMNAEA; encoded by the coding sequence GTGAGCAAGAAGTTCGAGTCGAATCGTGATGAGATCCTGCGCATTTCGGCCGAGTTGTTCGCGAAGTCGGGGTACCACGGAACCGGTATCTCCGACCTGGGGGCCGCGGTCGGTCTCGGCCGCGGCGCCCTGTACCACTACATCGGTAGCAAAGAGACCATCCTCTACGAGATCAGCAGCCGGCAGCTGGCGCAGATGAACAAGGTGGCAGATGACCTGGCGGTGACGGAGACGGATCCGGAGGAACGGCTTCGCGGTCTGGCCCGAGCGTTGCTGCGCAACATCGCCGAACACCGCGCCGAATGGACGGTGTTCTTCCGCGAGTACCACGCGCTGACCGGGGAACGGCGCGACCGCGTCATCGCCGCTCGTGAGCGCTACGAGGCGCACTGGCGCAACGCCCTTGACCAGGGTGTGCGCGAGCGCCGGTTCCGCCCACTACCGACGCTCATGGTCAAGGGCCTGCTCGGCATGTTCAACTACAGCTATCTGTGGCTCACGTTGGACGGCCCCGAGAGCCCCGAGGACATCGCCGACGAGTTCCTCGACACCGTCCTCGCCGGTATGAACGCCGAAGCCTGA
- a CDS encoding class I SAM-dependent methyltransferase, protein MSDVMDWDAAYRGHIFAGPPPWNIGKPQPAIADLIAAGRVQDPVLDVGCGIGDLSIALAEAGHTVTGIDISTAAINQATEKAGDRDLTARFIQGDATDLAALGLGEPQFNTVIDCTLFHSLPLDARDDYLRSIHAAANPGARLYLLVFTTDALPADSPCPVPNLVTDAEVRDAVAAHWTVDTIEPSHVAVRLPDIPNLPEHDFHTDEEGLTHLPALLLTAHK, encoded by the coding sequence ATGTCAGACGTCATGGATTGGGACGCCGCCTACCGCGGCCACATCTTCGCCGGACCTCCCCCGTGGAATATCGGCAAACCCCAACCTGCCATCGCCGATCTCATCGCAGCAGGCCGGGTCCAAGACCCTGTGCTCGACGTGGGATGCGGCATCGGCGATCTCAGCATCGCACTCGCTGAAGCCGGCCACACCGTCACCGGCATCGACATCTCCACCGCCGCCATCAACCAAGCCACCGAGAAAGCCGGCGACCGCGATCTCACCGCCCGCTTCATTCAAGGCGATGCGACCGACCTAGCCGCCCTCGGCCTGGGCGAACCTCAGTTCAACACCGTCATCGACTGCACACTGTTCCACTCATTACCCCTCGACGCGCGCGACGACTACCTTCGGAGCATCCACGCTGCGGCCAACCCCGGCGCCCGCCTCTACCTTTTGGTGTTCACCACCGACGCGCTGCCGGCCGACTCGCCGTGCCCGGTGCCAAACCTCGTGACCGACGCCGAAGTACGCGACGCCGTCGCCGCGCACTGGACCGTCGACACCATCGAACCGTCCCACGTCGCGGTCAGGCTTCCCGACATCCCCAACCTGCCCGAGCACGACTTCCACACCGACGAAGAAGGCCTCACCCACCTGCCGGCCCTGCTCCTGACCGCCCACAAGTAA
- a CDS encoding Rv1355c family protein — MQTAYTAQVLDPTLPGDKALLDELRAAPGIEFLDHHDEQLESLRALRPAPADELLREGRRWAYYPWRRAVVAVLGPRGFQALRLDRNRNNITAAEQDELGTLTIGVAGLSVGHVIAHTLAAQGLCGKLRLADFDKLELSNLNRVPATVFDLGVNKAVVAARRIAEIDPYLDVEVVDAGLNAETLDDFVDGLDIVVEECDSLDIKALLRVAARDRHIPVLMATSDRGIVDVERFDQEPARPILHGLLGQLDIGLLPGMSSREKIPHVLRHLEAERLSPRTAASLIEIDRSLSTWPQLASDVIIGASAIAEAVRRIGLGEELGSGRSRVDVNWALGQIREPDMAHRYETTLDDPDTPQALDGGPLEHLATAAMRAPSGGNTQPWQITIAEDSITVSLDPEHTSTMDVKFRGSAVALGAALLNIKIAAAELRVLGPVTVTTGEAVPLRATMRTTDDGTDPALASFYQSMLARESNRHHGTPKPLDNATIAQISDAAEQHGGHLHLLTQRDQISQAAAILAAADRIRFLTPRLHEEMISELRWPGDPDPDTGIDVRSLEFDAGEMAVLDVLRRPDVMAHLAEWDAGSALGDDMRDRVLASSALAVVTVTGNDLLAYAAGGSAVEAVWIAAQQQGFGVQPVSPVFLYAHTAAELEELSAPFASELGRLQSEFNALAQLQPGESVALILRLTVAPPASLPSRRSISRVRGSTTATTHPLSKGVTSEPA, encoded by the coding sequence ATGCAGACCGCCTACACCGCACAAGTTCTCGACCCAACGCTCCCTGGTGACAAGGCCCTCCTCGACGAGCTCCGTGCTGCCCCCGGCATCGAATTCCTGGACCACCACGACGAACAACTGGAGAGCCTGCGCGCACTTCGCCCAGCACCGGCCGACGAGCTGCTGCGCGAAGGGCGGCGTTGGGCCTACTACCCGTGGCGGCGCGCCGTCGTTGCCGTACTCGGCCCGCGTGGATTCCAGGCGCTGCGGCTGGACCGCAATCGCAACAACATCACCGCCGCCGAACAAGACGAACTCGGCACCCTCACGATCGGCGTCGCCGGCCTCAGCGTGGGCCATGTCATCGCCCACACGCTGGCCGCCCAGGGGCTGTGCGGCAAACTGCGCCTGGCCGATTTCGACAAGCTCGAACTGTCCAACCTCAACCGCGTGCCGGCCACCGTCTTCGACCTCGGCGTCAACAAAGCCGTTGTCGCCGCCCGCAGAATCGCCGAGATCGACCCCTACCTTGACGTCGAGGTGGTCGACGCCGGCCTCAACGCCGAAACACTCGACGACTTCGTCGACGGCCTCGACATCGTGGTCGAGGAGTGCGACTCACTCGACATCAAAGCCCTGCTTCGCGTCGCCGCACGCGATCGCCATATCCCGGTGCTCATGGCCACCAGCGACCGCGGCATCGTCGACGTCGAACGCTTCGACCAGGAACCCGCGCGGCCCATCCTGCACGGATTGCTCGGACAACTCGACATCGGACTGCTCCCCGGCATGAGCAGCCGCGAGAAGATCCCGCACGTCCTGCGCCACCTGGAAGCCGAACGCTTGTCGCCCCGCACAGCCGCATCGCTCATCGAGATCGACAGATCCCTGTCCACCTGGCCGCAGCTGGCCTCCGACGTCATCATCGGCGCCTCCGCGATCGCCGAAGCTGTCCGCAGAATCGGACTCGGCGAGGAACTCGGCTCCGGACGCAGCCGCGTCGACGTGAACTGGGCCCTCGGTCAGATCCGCGAGCCCGACATGGCGCATCGCTACGAAACGACTCTCGACGACCCGGACACCCCGCAGGCCCTCGACGGCGGCCCGCTCGAACACCTGGCCACGGCCGCCATGCGTGCCCCCTCCGGTGGCAACACTCAACCCTGGCAGATCACGATCGCCGAAGACTCCATCACCGTGAGCCTCGACCCCGAACACACGTCGACGATGGACGTGAAATTTCGGGGCAGTGCCGTCGCTCTGGGGGCAGCACTGCTGAACATCAAGATCGCCGCCGCCGAACTCCGCGTGCTCGGCCCCGTCACCGTCACCACCGGCGAGGCCGTGCCGCTTCGAGCCACCATGCGCACCACCGACGACGGCACGGATCCCGCGCTCGCGAGCTTCTACCAATCGATGCTGGCCCGCGAATCCAACCGACATCACGGAACGCCCAAGCCGCTCGACAACGCCACGATCGCCCAGATCAGCGACGCGGCCGAACAGCACGGCGGACATCTGCACCTGTTGACACAGCGGGACCAGATCTCCCAGGCGGCCGCGATCCTCGCCGCGGCCGACCGCATACGGTTCCTGACGCCACGCCTGCACGAAGAGATGATTTCCGAATTGCGCTGGCCTGGCGACCCGGACCCCGACACGGGGATCGACGTGCGCAGCCTCGAATTCGACGCCGGCGAGATGGCGGTCCTTGATGTCCTTCGCCGCCCCGACGTCATGGCGCACCTCGCCGAATGGGATGCCGGATCCGCTCTCGGCGACGACATGCGCGACCGTGTCCTGGCGAGCTCGGCTCTGGCTGTCGTCACGGTAACCGGGAACGACCTGCTCGCCTACGCCGCAGGCGGATCGGCAGTCGAAGCTGTCTGGATCGCGGCTCAGCAGCAAGGATTCGGCGTCCAGCCGGTATCCCCGGTCTTCCTCTACGCGCACACCGCCGCCGAGCTCGAGGAGCTCTCAGCGCCTTTCGCAAGCGAATTGGGCCGACTGCAAAGCGAATTCAACGCTCTGGCGCAATTGCAGCCAGGGGAATCGGTCGCCCTGATCCTGCGCCTGACCGTCGCGCCGCCGGCATCGTTGCCGAGCCGACGCAGCATCAGCCGGGTACGGGGCAGCACGACGGCGACAACCCATCCACTTTCGAAAGGGGTGACAAGCGAACCCGCCTGA
- a CDS encoding cytochrome P450, translated as MTETAREQTVVDLPLAPINPLPYRQRREALRNFHTGTDILRDAGGPVTRFSLGPRWLMPPIVLATSPQGIRDIMSVRDGSIDKTSAVGRELRRLLGGNLFVLPHREWLPRRRTLQPVFTKKRVESFGAHMAEATEMVVSSWADGAQISLDAEARQLTMRALGRSVLGLDLDQRADVVAEPLRVATSYAVRRALKPLRTPAWFPTPARRRSREAAATIRGLAAEIVRACRADPDLDAPLVQALIAARDPETGQPLTDDEIRDELVIFVFAGHDTTATTLTYALWQLGRHPEIQERVAAEVAEIGDRLLTPADVERLGYTVQVLREALRLCPPGPTGTRMAMEDVEVGGYRVEAGTMLVFGRMSVQRDPALWEDPLRFDPERFTPEKMKARDRWQYVPFGGGPRSCIGDHFAMLEATLALGSIIRRVRLSSLEDDFPLAVPFTMVPGGPIPARVALR; from the coding sequence GTGACCGAGACTGCGCGGGAGCAAACTGTTGTGGATCTTCCGCTGGCGCCGATCAATCCGCTGCCGTACCGGCAAAGACGGGAAGCTTTGCGGAACTTCCACACCGGCACCGACATCCTGCGGGACGCCGGTGGACCGGTCACGCGGTTCAGCCTTGGCCCGCGATGGCTGATGCCGCCGATCGTTTTGGCGACCTCACCTCAAGGTATCCGCGACATAATGAGCGTCCGCGACGGCTCGATCGACAAGACGAGCGCGGTCGGCCGAGAGCTTCGCCGTTTGCTCGGCGGAAATCTGTTCGTGTTGCCGCATCGGGAATGGCTACCACGGCGGCGCACGCTGCAGCCGGTTTTCACCAAGAAGCGGGTTGAGTCGTTCGGCGCCCACATGGCCGAGGCCACGGAGATGGTGGTGTCCTCGTGGGCCGATGGTGCGCAGATCAGTTTGGACGCCGAAGCGCGCCAGTTGACGATGCGCGCATTGGGCCGTTCGGTGTTGGGTCTGGACTTGGATCAGCGGGCGGATGTGGTGGCCGAGCCGTTGCGGGTGGCAACCAGTTATGCCGTGCGTCGGGCGTTGAAACCTCTCCGCACGCCGGCTTGGTTTCCGACCCCGGCGCGGCGGCGGTCCCGAGAGGCGGCCGCCACGATCCGGGGACTGGCCGCCGAGATCGTGCGCGCGTGTCGTGCCGACCCTGACCTCGATGCACCGCTGGTGCAGGCGTTGATCGCTGCGCGTGACCCCGAGACGGGCCAGCCGTTGACCGATGACGAGATTCGCGATGAGCTCGTGATCTTCGTGTTCGCCGGGCATGACACGACGGCCACGACGCTTACCTATGCGCTGTGGCAGTTGGGCCGTCATCCCGAAATTCAGGAGCGGGTGGCGGCGGAAGTCGCCGAGATCGGTGATCGGCTACTGACGCCTGCGGATGTCGAGCGGCTCGGATACACGGTCCAGGTGCTTCGGGAGGCTCTGCGTTTGTGTCCGCCGGGGCCGACCGGGACCCGGATGGCGATGGAGGACGTGGAGGTCGGCGGGTATCGGGTCGAGGCGGGCACGATGTTGGTCTTCGGCCGCATGTCGGTCCAGCGCGACCCGGCGCTGTGGGAGGATCCGCTGCGGTTCGATCCCGAGCGATTCACCCCGGAGAAGATGAAGGCTCGGGACCGGTGGCAGTACGTGCCTTTCGGCGGCGGGCCCCGGTCGTGCATCGGTGATCACTTCGCCATGCTGGAGGCGACGCTGGCGCTGGGGTCGATCATTCGGCGCGTGAGGTTGTCCTCGCTTGAGGACGATTTCCCGTTGGCTGTGCCGTTCACGATGGTGCCCGGTGGGCCGATCCCGGCGCGGGTCGCACTGCGCTAA
- a CDS encoding TetR/AcrR family transcriptional regulator, with protein MEGSVFLQQPAPVELSNAERIRDAAIRCFAAQGISATTMRAIAEAAGVSHGLVQHHFGNKAGLVAAVDNYVLRVVGEALESNPLPVPAPPIDDFNSLGGRFSKLIHDHPDVVDYVGHALIEGNNIGAVIFDGLLKISARQRDNFAEAGLTRSDLDHDWAALNPLMLRLGAIMLRSHIARHIEGAFSTPAELQRWDAAATAMIRHGQFKAETDQD; from the coding sequence ATGGAAGGCTCCGTGTTCCTGCAGCAACCGGCCCCGGTCGAGTTGTCCAACGCCGAGCGAATACGTGACGCCGCGATCCGCTGCTTTGCAGCTCAAGGCATCAGCGCCACCACGATGCGCGCCATCGCCGAAGCCGCTGGAGTTTCGCACGGCCTGGTGCAACACCACTTCGGCAACAAAGCCGGCCTGGTCGCCGCTGTCGACAACTACGTCCTACGCGTGGTTGGTGAAGCCCTCGAATCCAACCCTTTGCCGGTGCCGGCACCACCGATCGACGATTTCAATTCCCTCGGCGGGCGATTCTCCAAGCTCATCCACGACCATCCCGACGTCGTCGACTACGTGGGCCACGCACTCATCGAAGGCAACAACATCGGCGCGGTGATCTTCGACGGACTGCTCAAAATCAGTGCCAGACAGCGTGACAACTTCGCCGAAGCCGGACTCACCAGGTCCGACCTGGACCATGATTGGGCCGCCCTCAACCCATTGATGCTGCGCCTGGGGGCCATCATGCTGCGCTCACACATCGCCCGCCACATCGAAGGCGCGTTCTCCACGCCCGCCGAGCTGCAGCGCTGGGATGCCGCTGCCACCGCGATGATCCGCCACGGCCAGTTCAAGGCCGAAACCGACCAGGATTAG